Within Lolium rigidum isolate FL_2022 chromosome 5, APGP_CSIRO_Lrig_0.1, whole genome shotgun sequence, the genomic segment AGAACAAATCTGGTACAGTCGTACAAACCATAAAACCACAATGAGAGCACGTTTAATTACCTGCTTCTCTCTATCTTCACATAGATCAGCTCAAAACTGTATTGTGGGCAAAGCCCGTGGCCATGCTTCATCCAAAGTGAACGGATCTACACCAGAATTCTCAAACGTATAGATGAGTGAAGAAGACCATTGAATTGACCGGTGGCTGCTTGAAGAATGACCTCGGATTCAGTTCTTAGTCGTTGTGAAACtgcacgaccacgacgacgaccaCACGGATTCGCTTCTTCGTCGTCCTGGAACTGCACGGCTACATCGGCGGCAACTCGGATTTGGTTCTGGAGGATCCTGTCGGTGGTTGCTGCAGTAGAGTTCCTTCCACTAAAAAGGTTTTGCGCTCTAATGCCATGGAGATAGTCGATGCACTGAGATAGAGCACGGAATGATGCGGAGGGAGATAAATAGCGATTGAGCACAAATGACGCGGTGGGTTATGAGGAAGATGAGCAGACATGGGTCTGGTGGTGGGTACGTccgcaggtgtaagggcagccatTAGAGAAGTGAATAGGAGTTTGATTGCCAGGTAATTAAAGAAGATAATGGAGATTGATGGCTTTCGGTTACTATTCAGAGGTACATAAACTGAACATGCGGAGGGACTACATGGGTGTGACAGGAGAGAATCATAAAGTAATTATTTTTGCTGTGTTACGGTGGATGACATGGTGGAGATGATGTGGGAGACTCAAATGACATGGCAAGTTATGATTGGCTAGAGatgcttgatgaggtggataggcttCAGGTAAAGCAAGAACTCGACAACTTCAACCAGTGCGTAAGCCAAACAAGGCTGCCGATATAAAGTTTGTATTCTTAGACCAGGTCTATCATGATAAAATGTTTGAATACCATGTtcataagcatgaaggtaagatccTAGGATTCGTCCTATGTGGCTTGGCATTCGCACAAGCTGCGCTCTGCAAGATATTTTCCATATCGACGATATGATAAAAAAAATCGCGACGAACGGCGTTGGTACCCAAAATAAAAGAACTGGGATTAAGAACTCTATAAGACCTCCACATCCCGAGCTAAATTACGTAAAAGTTTTGGTTCACTTATCCACGGTGGCCAAGATAAGTGTACACGTCAGCGATACGGAAAGCACCAAAGTTATCGGTTCCTCAACAAGTTGGCCTGGACTCTGCTGGCCACGGCTCCATGCGCTCGTAGAGTTGTCCTCGCTCCCGTCTGGACTCTGCGTGCGCCCATCATCCTCGACGCCCATAGAATTGAGCCGGATAGTACCTAGCCCCTCCACGGCACGCACGCATGGACGCATTGTGCATCGTCACTCACCGAGAGAGCCAAAGGAGAAGACGTAACGGCTGGCTTATCTCATTATCTGGTCCGGCTATTACGCGTCCCCTCCTTATCTCCCCCCACGACTCCTACTCACTGCACTGTCAACGATCGTCTACTACCACCAATTCTGATCTGCGTTTCGGCCTCCACGTTTGCTCGCCTTCTTGACTCTTGTCTAGGGATACATACACCACATCAGAGTTCAGACCCTGCAACACTTCAAGTCAATCGTACCCTGAATCAAGTTATGGATTTTCTCTATCTATTGAGGTTTGAAATTCACAAACTCTTGTAGTAGCACGAGTCGCTTTGATCGTCACGTCAGCAATGAGTGTGCCATGATGTTATCCGTTCCACCACGTGAGGCTAAACCAGGATAAGATAAAAGGATATATAGATGAACGCGGCGTACGCCTAACAGAATCGTTAACTACTCTCTGGCTAAGACAAATTGAGACGAGAAAGGGACAAACTTCAGTACTAGTAGCAGAGGAAGAAGCCTATTTAATCCCCTCCAGGGCTCATCCCAAACCTtctcccttctcttcctctccccctGCCTCTCAGATCCCCAGCACCAGTAAAGGTACGTTCTTGGACATGGACGACGACTGGATCACCGCGCGGTACCTGCTCTCCTCCATCCTCGGCCGGAACCCGCTCGTCGTCGACCACgtagacgacgagtccttccccgtcgaccacccccggccccccgcggaggagccggcgccggcgccggcgcggaaGCCCCCGCCGGCCGTGCGCGCGCCGCCGGGCGTGGCCGGCACCGTCTGCGCGGTGTGCACCGACGAGATCGCCGTCGCCGACGCCGTCGTGCGCCTGCCCTGCGCGCACTGGTACCACGCCGGATGCATCGCGCCCTGGCTCGGGATCCGGAGCACCTGCCCCCTGTGCCGCGCCGAGATGCCGACCCGGGAGGACGACGCCGGCGTGGAAGGCGGCGTCGGCCGCGAGAAGCGTCGGCACGAGGCCGCCGGGACCAGCGTCGCCGGCGCGGCCGTGCGGCGGGAGGCGTCGTACGGGCGCCTCGCCGCCGCTGGAGGCGTGCTTTCCGGGTGATGGGCGCGGCGGAGTACACGCGTGGTGGACCGCGTCGTGTGCcatgttttttttctctctccctcTTTCAGAGCGGTATTCGGTACTCGCTGTACAAATGTAATCCTTACTAATTTTGATGATGATGAAAGGTTCATTAAAGCTCATTCTTGTTACTAGCTCGGCACTTTAACTCAGGCATTAGGATCTGCT encodes:
- the LOC124651388 gene encoding E3 ubiquitin-protein ligase SIRP1-like translates to MDDDWITARYLLSSILGRNPLVVDHVDDESFPVDHPRPPAEEPAPAPARKPPPAVRAPPGVAGTVCAVCTDEIAVADAVVRLPCAHWYHAGCIAPWLGIRSTCPLCRAEMPTREDDAGVEGGVGREKRRHEAAGTSVAGAAVRREASYGRLAAAGGVLSG